Part of the Triticum urartu cultivar G1812 chromosome 2, Tu2.1, whole genome shotgun sequence genome, AAAGAGAATAAAATATTCTTTATGCTTGAGCAAGCCACTCCAAAATTGGGAATCTCCCTACTTTGGCCTAACCCCAGCAATGCACATACTTTTCACATATTTGGATTTCCTTATATTTTCCACATGCCATGAGTGTTAACTTTCTTACATCAACATTTGTATAACAGAGCCTAATTCATCAAGGCCAAAATTTGAATTTGCAAACCACCCAAATCTTGTGGGAGCAATATTGTGTCACCTGTATATTGCAGCAtgttaacccccccccccccgccaaaaaaaacaaagaaacaaTTAACTTTTTTGAAAATTGTTTTTTAAACCTGACATTTTGTTAAACAAATACAAAATAAAATTTAAGTTGTGAGAACTATCAACATCATCTTGCAGGAGCAATATTGTGTCTCCTATATATTGAAGCAtgttaccccccccccccccgccaaaaaaaacaaagaaacaaTTAACTTTTTTGAAAATTGTTTTTTAAACCTGACATTTTGTTAAACAAATACAAAATAAAATTTAAGTTGTGAGAACTATCAACATCATCTTGCAGGAGCAATATTGTGTCTCCTATATATTGAAGCAtgttacccccccccccccggctcaATATTATCTTCGAGCACTCCTTTAACCAACCCATTATGTGTAGCACTATACACAATTATGGCCAGAGCATCAACTGCCAGATCAAAGACCTTTGTATGTAGGAAAAAAGGCCAATGTTATCATTAACCTTAATGCTAACATTCCCCCCACTAATGGTAGGCATAACCCAATCGATCGATTTGCTTGGAAATCCTTCCATCTCAAGCATTTGCAATACCAAAGGCCATTTGACCTTATCATAAGCCTTTTTCGAAGTCAACCTTAAAGATAAGACCATATTTTTGCATGAATGTTTCTTAAAGCTTCATGAACGATCATCACCGCTTCCATAATATATCTTCCATTTACAAAGGCTATTTGCATAGGTGAAATTACATCCCAGCAATCCCATTAGGCCTATTCATCAAGATCATTGTAAATATTTTAAAACTAACATTTAGAAGACATACATGTCTAAACTGTTGAATTTTCTAGACCTTTTTGTTTTTTGGAACCAAAGTGATAACCCCATAGTTTAGCCTAGAGACATCCAAATCCCCCTTATGAAAATCGTCAAAGAGGCCTTTCAGATCAAATTCAATCAGGTACCAAAAATGCTGATAAAATCATGCAGTGAAACCATCAGGACAAGGTGACTTATTATGGGCCATACCAGAAAAAACACTCCTTAATTTCTTCCATACCGAAGTATGAAACTAACTTTGTCAGCAGCTTTTGGATGCACAACTCTTGATTGTCCATATCTAATATTGTTGTAGAAATGTAATATTAGTAATAGGTTCTTTATCTCCTTTGATATGCCCCTCATCCTGATCAAGAGATAAGATCCTATTTTTCACACGGCTCCCATTAACCTTGGCATGAAAATACTTGGTATTACTATCTCCTTGCAATATTTTTgcaatttgagctctctgtttcCATTTTAGTCCTTCCTGGTTCATCAGCCTATCCAATTGTGATATCATATCTTTTGCTCCTGCCTCATGTAAGCAGTGAGGCCATGTAATTCATCAAATTTATCAATATAACATCTAACTTGGTAATAATATATTTTTAAGCTCTCTATACCAAGGGCTCATATTTCTATTCCAACCATGTAGTTTGGCTCTAAGCTTCCCGAGTTTGTTTTGCCACCTCTCAATATTAGATCCCATGATATGAGGGTCAATTCACACATTAATAACAATTTTATTTATCTCATCTCTCAAGaaaaaaaatgttttcaaatatAAACAAAGTGTCAGAGTTAATGACATCTCCTTATCTAGGAATAAAGGAGTATGGTCAGAATTCTCTCTAACTGGAGTACTGACTATAGTGACAAGGTCATTTTCCTCCCGATCTATACAACAAAGGATCTTATCCAACTTTTCAAAAGTAGGGTTAGGGAGATTGTTCTCCAAAGTAAATTGCCTACCATTCATTTCTATTTCCCTTAAACCCACTTGTTCAACCATTGCATTAAAAACAAAGCTCCAATGCCTAGGAGTGCCCTTTTTTTTTGAGAAGTTTCATAATAATGTTAAAGTCACCCCCAATAACAAATGTTTATGGCTTCCTTGACGAACTTGATATCCCAGGCTTCCAACTTTGTTAGATTAAGATCATCGCAGCAAGTAGACAGGGTCTCCTTGGCACAATCCTCTGGCATGGCAAAACCATAAACATTTGTGCCCGCAGAGGAACCATTGGCCATGACAGGAGTGCCCGCAGAGGAGAGCCACGCCCTCCATCACTGGGAGACACCTTTTGGCCGCGGAATCTCAAGCAAGGAGGGCCAGGAGAGGGAGTCCAAAGGACAGAGCTTTGCTTGAGCGTGCAATGGAGTATCTCGTAGCCTTGAAGAGTAGCTAGTACCACGATCCCACAGCACTGTATGTACTTGTAGAACTTACGGAGGATATAACTTGAGGGATACCAAGGCTGTTCTCCGCAAGCAAACCATCCATCTCGTCCGTGCATGCAATCCAATGCAACGCGCCAACCTCCGCTGTTGAATGCCCCGCGAGTACGTAGCACTCACGCATCTTATCAGCAATTAGTCGCGCTAGCTCTTGCTCTTTAATTAATTGCGGCCAACCGACGTAAATCATTGGGGTGGCGCCAAACGCAAGCTCAGCTCGAATGCTCCAGCACTACCCCGGCCCGGCCGGCCGCTACAAATACCCGTGACTGGGTGCTCGTCTAGCCATCGCCTCCACTTTGCTCTCTTCTCCATCCAGCAACTAGCAGCTCAAGTCGCCTAGCTCGATCGCCGACCGGCCGAAAATGGCGGCGATCGCGATCCTTGTTAGCGCGCTGGTGCTGCTCTCGCCGGTGGCGGCCGAGCTGCAGCGGGTGCAGCACTCGCCCAAGGAGGACGGGTCACTGACCGTGCTCGCCGTCGGCGACTGGGGAAGGGGTGGACAGTTCAACCAGACACTGGTTGCCGAGCAGGTACACTCGCAAACTGaattctactccctccattcctaaatataagtctttttaaagaTTCTAAAaaatgactacatacgaagcaaaacaAATGAAtgtacactctaaaatatgtttacatacatctgtatgttgcaattcatttgaaatgtctaaaaagacttatatttaggaacggagggagtatgttttTTCTTCTTCTGTTTAACCTAGTTATATGTGAGTGCTTAAAGAATGCTAACCTCTCTTGATGCGTAGGTAATTTGTACCAGTTAAATACATGAACACCTACTTACAAACTATTGGTGCTTTATTAACAATATGCTTTAGCATCACTGCCATTTCACGTGTAGCTAATTGCCAAGAGATAAGAGCGGGCCCTTTGTCATATAAGTAGTTGGTAGTACAAACTAATTGCTGCCCTTTGTCATATAAGTAGCCGAAAGCAGAGAGGCCATTTAATTAGTTGTACTACATCTTATCGTTAAGAAAACTCCCGGTCATTGGCCAAAGTGTGTACGTGTCAACAGATGGGAGTGATCGGCGAGAAGCTGGCCGCCGATTTTGTCATCTCCACCGGCGACAACTTCTACAACGACGGCCTCGCCGGCGACAACGACACGGCCTTCTTCATGGCGTCCTTCACCGACATCTACACCGCCTCCAGCCTTCAGAAGCCTTGGTACATCGGTATGCATCCATAACTGCCGCGACTATTCCTTCTCTTCCCGATTAGTACACCATGCAAGTGCGTCACGGGTGTGGCATGCATGCAGTCCTCGGCAACCACGACTACACGGGCGACGCGCTGGCGCAGCAGAGCCCCGCCATCCGCGAGGTGGACAGCCGGTGGACCTCCGTCAACAAGTCCTTCATCGTGGAGGCAGACATCGTGGACTTCTTCCTGGTGGACACGTCGCCCTTCGTCCTCAAGTACTGGAACGAGAGCAAGTTCGACTGGAGGAACGTGGCTCCCCGCGACACCTACATCGCCACCCTCCTCCAGGACCTGGACGACGCCCTGGCGGCGTCCAAAGCGACGTGGAAGGTCGTCGTCGGCCACCACCCCGTCAGCAGCGGCTGCGAGCACGGCAACACCACCGAGCTCCGTGAGCACCTCCTCCCACTCCTCAAGGTACGTACTAGGTATTCGATCACCATCGTCTAACGTTGCGCATGCATGCATTATCGGCTCGGCTAACCATGGGGTAAAACACTTTGTGTGGTTTCTTTTCGCGTGCAGGCCCATGGGGTTGACATGTACCTCAACGGCCACGACCACTGCCTGCAGCGCATCAGCAGCGTCGACAGCCCGGTGGAGTTCGTGACGAGCGGCGGCGGGTCCAAGGCGTGGGCGGGCAAGTTCAAGGCCACCTCCGACAAGATGGAGTTCCTATACGACGGCCAGGGCTTCCTGTCCATGCAGCTCACCGCGGCCGAGGCGCACCTCGCCTTTTACGACGTCTCCGGCGCCGTCCTGCACAGCTGGGGGCTCGCCAAGTCGGCCGACGCCAGCATCTCGAACGTGAGCTAGCTGATCGACTTCACCTGTCCATGGCCGACGGCGCCGGTCGTTGCTAACGGATCGGATGCAAATGCTTTCTGTCAGTGTCTTCTGCATGTCGCCCCATGCATGTACCTCCGTAAGTAAATTTAATGCGAAATAATTAACAAACGACGTTGTTCCAAGTGTATGTGCACGCATGTTTTTATACAACGACTCCCACAATTAGCAAAGGGTATGGCTAGGTCTCATTCGACTAAAATTTAACTAAGTCTTAGTTAAGTGACATATTATGcaagagagaaaaagaaaatgaTTTTCTTTGCACAGGTCTTAATGTAAGATTTCATGGATATAGTATCGACTGAGACTTAACGAAGTCTCAGTCAATTAAGACTTAGCAAGACTGAATAGCAAACTACTAGAATGATTTTGGGATTTGGCGTATAACAAAACCGTGCATGAAACATACTCGGCGAAGTCCCAATTAACCTCGGCTTACTATAGGCCGAGTATTGTACCCGGCCAGTTCACGGGTTATGCCATGTACGCCGAGATTCAGTTCACGGGTACTCAACTTAATAAATATAAGCCGAGTTCAAAATAACTGCTCTCGGCGAAATAAAGCTACATGACGATCGGCCGATGCAAACGGGGTAAACTTGGGATTGTGAAGGGTACAAGGCAATACCCCATCACTTTAAAATGGCAAAATGATGCTAATTAATTAGAGGGATCGCAAAATTGAGGCATCGAAAGAGCGATGAAAACTAGTTCAGACAGAATCGATGAGAAAAAGAGTAAAATATGATAAAATGCAATAACTTAATATAAACACAATGCAAAAAATTTAAAATAATTTTTTGCACTAAAAAATAGGTCTGGAAAAAATAGGTCACGTGTAAGCGGAGTTTCTTTCATCGGGTACTTGGCTTATATTTCTCATAATCTAAAAAATAAAAGAATTCGCTAAGGTAAGCCGAAAGCCGCCAGACAACCGTTCGGCTTATAGCCTGCTCCATCATGGAGTGGTCTACCATCTCTGTGATAGCCACATGGCATGGAACATTATTGAGCCCTAGCTCTAAGCCGAGGACTTTTTTCTATATGTCGATCTTTATCTGTAAGCCAAGAACTTTTTTGTCGGCCCACTCGGCTTATGTCTTTGCCATCCTTTTTTTTGTTCTATACTCATCTTATGTGAATATAAGCCGAGTACTCATGTTTCTACACTCGGTTTATCGTTGGCCACATGGTGTTAACAAAAACTGTATTTCTAATCATTAAAGAATCCGTAAAAAGACCGAGCTGATTCCATGTTCTACCTATTGTTTTATCTTCTCTAACAGGGATTACCACATTTAGTTTTTTAATATTACCCATCTAATCAGGGACCCCAATACATAACCAATATTCCACATTTAGGGAACCCTTCACTCTCATTACATGCTTGCAAGCTTGTAAAAAAGACAAAAAGTGATGATGACAGTTTTACTTCTGTTCAATTTGAAAGTTTAAAATGTTTTGTAGCTTAAATCATTGATCCGATTCaagatccatcttcaacattaaATCCGCTTCGAAACTAGATTCTATGTTGGTATGTCTCCATGGGGGTTAAAACTTACCATGTTGTTGTATGTAAATTACCAGCATGCTGAAGTTGTCGGGAATTAAGAACTGAAATTTTTCCAATATGTTAGTGGGTTTAGGTCCAAAGTTATCACCCAGTGCTAAAAGACTTACACATATTATTAATATGTTATTACCGACAAAACATCATATGGGATGTCGGACTCCTCGTGTATGGTTATCAACTCCAAAATTAGATCTCACTGCAACCACCCCTGTAACTACACAAATACTATGGTGGTGACTGCGACCTAACTCACTCGACAATTGTGACATGGGCAGTTGGTAACTATAGTTACCTCATGTTGGTAACTATCACACGAGCAGTCGACTAACCATATAGTTGATATGCTGCTCTGTGACATGGGCAACTGGTGACTATAGTTGTGTAATGTTGATAATTATAGGACGGTACAACCTGATAACAACATAATATCATGCTGGTAACTTTTACATGGGTAGCCTCATAACTTTAGCATGTGTTGGTCCCTATAGCCGGAGTAGCTTGATACCGTATGAGAAACCTGTTAGTTTTAGCGCATGAGTAGGTTGGTAACTCTAGCATGAGTGACCTGATAAGTCTAGCATGAGCATCCTGGTAAGTGGTAGCTATATCATTAGGGATTTGATAACTACATAATTGCTACTTTGGTAACAATGTAATAGCCATATTGGTAACTATAGCACATGTAGCCAAGTAACTACA contains:
- the LOC125538981 gene encoding purple acid phosphatase 3-like — its product is MAAIAILVSALVLLSPVAAELQRVQHSPKEDGSLTVLAVGDWGRGGQFNQTLVAEQMGVIGEKLAADFVISTGDNFYNDGLAGDNDTAFFMASFTDIYTASSLQKPWYIVLGNHDYTGDALAQQSPAIREVDSRWTSVNKSFIVEADIVDFFLVDTSPFVLKYWNESKFDWRNVAPRDTYIATLLQDLDDALAASKATWKVVVGHHPVSSGCEHGNTTELREHLLPLLKAHGVDMYLNGHDHCLQRISSVDSPVEFVTSGGGSKAWAGKFKATSDKMEFLYDGQGFLSMQLTAAEAHLAFYDVSGAVLHSWGLAKSADASISNVS